In the Uranotaenia lowii strain MFRU-FL chromosome 1, ASM2978415v1, whole genome shotgun sequence genome, TCGTCTGTATGCTACGCAGTTTCTGAGGGTTTTGCTCCGagctcggataccaaattttgaagtttgggGCATACCTTTGCTGCTTGATTTGGTTGATGAGAATCAGGCGCGATGTGTTCAGTTGGCTGCATTGGAAATTCTAGAAGAGGCGTGCTACGAACGAGTCTACCTAGAAGAGTTGGTAAACGTTTGGCCCAATTTGGCTCGTGTTGGTGATTACGGAAAACTAGTTATGATGAAGTTCTACTCGATACCTCGTGGCTTGAATCATCCGAAGGCCAAGATTCGCGAAGAAATTGATTTGTGGGTTGATAGCTACAATCATAGGTATGTGACCCACCATGCGATAACCTATAATTTTTTGACCTtgtgatctttttttaaattttcagatatgtGCTCATGATTGAAGCGGATATCCACGCTCACTTAACTCAGCATACTAAAACCGAAGATGGAACGTATAGTCGACGTGCTTGTGCTCAACAAACAGGCATACCTACACCAAATATGCTTCCCCATCTTTACGGCCAGTTGGTACAAACCCAACAAGGTATGTCCAACATACAAACTCATGGAGGCATTAAGGAGCTGATTGAAGTGATTCTGCGGAGCAAAATGGATGACGAACATGATGTGCTCAACCTCAAAGCTGCACTTTGGGCTTTAGGCCATTTTAGTACCAGCAAAGACGGGGCATTTTATCTAAGTCAATCGCCTGCAAGAGTGTACGAGAAATTAGTGGAATTGGCCAAATTTGCAGAAGTCTATTCGGTGCGGTCAACCGCATTGAATTGCCTGTGTCTTGTAGCAACCACCAGCTTCGGAGCGGACATTCTTCAAAAGTACAATTGGATAGCGGTACGGCACGACAGAAACACCCTGTGGCCCGTTTATGAGCCTGAGATGTGGCTTCCAAAGCCCTTCAATACCCCAAGTCGGCATAATTACGATTTTGCTCCGTATAATTATACCTCTCTCGCGGCCGATAATTCCTGGTAATatttgttaacaaaaaaaaatgacgttaTTTAATGTTCCTTTCTTGTTCGATAGCTTACTGGAATCCGGTGGCCTCGGAGATGATCAGCAGCTGCTACTTTCCCGGCTTGAAAGTACATCCGTTGGAGAGGACCAAAGTGATTGTGCCAACGGTTCCAATAAAGCATCACGTTCTAGGACGTTGCCAGAAAGCGTTTTGGCAGCTAGCAGGGCTCCGGGAGGTTTTCATAAACACAAAAGATCCCTCTCCGAATCGAAAACGGCTGATGGGATAAGTTCTTTGGTGCACTCCTCTTCAAACACAGGCAATTGTAACCAGCCAAATCCAGCATCATCCAGTGCCTACCAGAGTACTTCAAGAACACGTTACAATTCCGGAACGGATTCAAATACTTCCGGAGTCAGCAGCTACGAATCGATTTTCGGCAGCCGCTTCCATGCGGACTTTATGCCACAAAATCAGCTCTCGCCGATTCCTAGCAGTTCTAATTTGATAGATCTGAAAAAGAGTTCAACCGCAAACGAGGAACGCCATCGTAGGATGTCGCTGACGGGCTTACCGTTGAAGGAAACCAACGTCATGTCAGTGCAGGATGCCTACGGCTACCAAACGATGCGAATACTTCGCCGACGCTGTCGACCGATGCTATCGGAATCGGCGGCCGAAGAGTTGGCTGAAATTATAGATGATGCAATGTCAAGCGTAAAATCGTATTCCTCAACATCGACCATTTCCTTCCAGTTTCGGCTGCGTACGTCTAAGTCGGAACAACAACGTAAACTAAAAGTGCGGAGCTTGGATCGTACCAGCAGCTTCAACGCCGTTATGGGGTAAATGTTTAAATGGGCAGTTTTTCGACTGTACAGTAAGTAATAACTAATTGTCATTTTCTGTATTTCAGGTATGATGATTTTCGACAAAGTCTGCGAATAAAGCATCGGAAAGCTGAAGCTGAAGCTGATTTCAGGGGGCCATGTTATGCAGGTAAGTTATTTGAATGAACAGGTCTAaagcaatttgaaaattttgtgaaattaataTTATATAGCTATGTAAACAACTAAGTCTTAGCTTTCTATTGTAAGGCAATAgactcaaaatatttttgtttccttCTGTTGCAGGAATCTGTCTGCCGCGCAATATACTGGACTTGTTTCCCAGGGAGGAATCCAGTGGAACGTATGTGTCCAACTTTACCATCAATGAACTGGAAGCTAGCAGTGACGAAGGGTTGAAAGGGGTAATTCCTATTGTAGACCGAGAATCGGCCGATTCAATCAAACTGCTACGATTCAACTCCTTAGACGGTAACAACCATAGTCATGCCAGAGAGGAATGTCTCCAATGCTGTCGGCAGCGTAGGAATAAATCCACATTTTCTTCCGGAGGCAATAGTAGCGGAACCAGTCGTAGCGATTGTTTCAATTCATCGGAAAGTTCTTTCAGTAGTGACGAAAACGATCGGATCAAAAGTAGTATCTTGAGGCACGTGCAACGGATGGCTAATCCGGTGTGGTGCAAACAAAGCCGAACGCAGTTGTTGGACCTGAAACAGAAACATGCGAGTGCCTTTCAAGATATCTGTCTTTACTCAGACGTTTGTCAGCAGCTTGGCCGGAATACCTATCGGTTAGGATCCCGAAGATTTCTGCAGGAACTGTTTCttgatttagattttgaaagtttttatcaaGAACCATCGGAAATATCAAACTCTAAAAGTGCACAATTTTTCGAATCGCCCAGTAGGTACGGATTGGCAAAAGTTGAAGTTGAAGGCGATAAGGTAACAACAGTGAACTCAACAAAAATATCGACCAAAAAGAAATCTCTAGGTGAAAGCAATAGTGACCGGGGGAAGCCAAAAActgttaaagaaaataaaaagcaaTCTAGTTCAGTTGATGAGAACCGCAATAATCGGACGCCTTTATCCAGTGGGAATAATGCAAATAATAACGTTGTTAGTGGTGATAGTAATAGTAATATCGGTCTAGCGGTCAGCTCCTTGAAGAGTTCATCGACTCTTGACTACAATCCTGTGATCAGCAGCAGTGCTGTGCTGGGTGCAAAGCAGCATCAAATACGATCGCCCCCGTTGGCCAGTTTGTATGAAACGAGTGTCGAGAACATTGCCGAGATGAGTTCCACCCCAAAGAATCGGAGCCCTCAGATAACCAGTCTGCGAGTGCAGACAACCTTGGGACAGATGGACAAGGTACGTTGTTCaatatttaatgttttgaatgtTTAACCCAATTTCTCACTTTTCTAGCAAGAGAAAATACTTAATCGTCATTCGACTGGGACCGACGTGCCGGACGGTGTTTCCTCCACAATTCGCGCCCGTGATCCCAACGATGACGATGATCCATCTTCAGTATCATCCGCTTCGGGAACGACCAGCTCGACAACAACCGCGCAAAATCAAAACACCAAATATAAAGCACGACCTCGTTTCAACACTCTGGAGTTGGACCTCAGTTGTACCAAAAATAAGTTTCCCATTCGTCGGAAAGGCGGCGATTCACCCGTCACTCCGACTACGACACCAACCGGAGGAGTGATTACCACATTTGGAGTTACCATTTTCGCCGCGGTATCTTCGACCAGTAGCAGCGCGGTAACGAGCCCAACAAGTCCCGACAAACCGCTATTCTGTGAGCAGCGTTTGCAGCAGTTGGAAATTCAACTGAAGGGTTCCAAATCAGAAGCAGCTCTTATGACCAAAAAGTGATTCATTTGTATATTTGTGTTCCTGAGTGTGTCTGCGAAAATGGGTAGATATTTAGGGTATTATTTATGATTACTGGCTGATTTTGTGGCagaattatgaatgattgtaattttctttttttatgacaatcatcTATTGTTTTATACCTTTTCGACTTTTGTCGGACTTATCACGTTTATTTATAAATCATATTTATTGTCTTCTCAAACATACAGTCTTGGAAATATTGCTTGAAAGTTCAGTACCGTTTTATTGCGCAAAGTATCGAAATCTAAGTACAGTTCCTCTAATTAAACCAccacaataaattttaaatcttaattttatcttttactCATCTTAACTTTAACAAAAACTCGAGTTAAAAAAGGTACGCAATGGCcgaagaaaaaaaggaataaactGTATTTTGTAATCGAATTCGATAAATTCAAACCGGAAATGCGCAAAGCAACTGAAATTAGAAGTTCGAATGGGTTTGTaagattcttaaaagaaaaaaaaacttttcgataaATTCGTTAATAGtgaaaacaaaatgatgataGCATGTTCATGGCATGAAAACTAAATTCTTGTCAATCTTAGACCGTTATCTGTGAGATTTTCACTCGGGTAAATACGTTGATTGTATCTTGAATGAGGCTGTCCCAAACCAAAATTTGAGAGGCCCTCAAATCAATTTGCTTTCACCGGATTATCCTTTGCTCTTGGACGTCTCAAGTTCCTatcattgttttcaattttgtgaaacTTATTCATCAGAAATATACATCTTTCAAGATAGAAGGTATAAATGAGAAACAAGATTTTTTCTGTGCGTGAAAAATGTGTGTGGTTGTTATATAACTTTCTGTAGTCGGTTTCTGTAAATAAAACGGTTAGATATGTTAAGGTGTAGATATCGTctaaagaatttgaaaagtttaaactACCTATACTTAGCTATTTGTTTGAATGAATAGGATTACGCAATACTTAGCTATAGAATTATATCGCAGCGAGAGTCTACTACCTTGTATTACAATCGGAGCCAATCCGAGAGTGAGAACTGAATGATAATCACACATTGTAATCGATGTTGTGCTGTTCGGTGGTTACAGTAATCTTCctgtttttctgtttcatgCAAAAGTTCTGCTCAGCccgtttttaatttcaatgaatCAACTTACAAATTAGAAATGGTATCTTTAGCTTGTTTGTAAATTGTATTATAacgaatttatttttcaaggtGGAATACCGAATCCAAAAATACATAGAACAACATTTAGATATcaatttgcattgaaaaataaagagcTAATAAAGCAGAATTTGccatagttttatttttgatgacaGTAGTGTGAAATTTAGAAACCAGCACATACCTCACaggatgaaaattgaaatgtttctcAACATCGCAAGGTAGGTGATTGatccaaaatataaaaaatggtaCCTAATCTTCAGGATTTTTTACGTCGTCCATTGCTTTGATTTACTTAATAATGTATTTCCATTTACATCATAATCTTGAAAACTTTATTGCCAAAATAATAGGAAAGATGTTTCTAGGGCTGTATttgatttttctaaagttaGTTGAAGAATAACctagtttttgaattatacGCAAAATATAaacagtatatttttttcttaactatttttatatttgttcaaatatattgataaaaaagaaaacaaatttttaacatgttATTAGGATAAAGAATTTCAGATTacataaatacattttttgaatcacTCTAATCAACTGTGGTAAAAGCAACGCGTGAACTGGAGTTCATCGCATGAACTAAAATTTCCCCATTTTCTCTCGCAGTCCACGGGTAGCCAGTGTTCATCATGCATGGTAGATGTTTGAATAACGTTCCTGCTTTTAGtttgttttctcacttgtgacaaaattcaagaaattttgaattctagtTGATAAATCAGGTTTGAATAACGCATTGGATCGAATCAATCGAAGAATTTGTatatctttttcttaaaaataacgGATCAACATCTCAGCATGTACCCTAGAATCGTTTGAGAACATTGAAAACGAACAGGAATGTGGAAAAACTCCTGCAATGTTTGAGCTCCTAGTACTTTCAGTGTTTGCCGCTACGAACTCGGTCAAGGCAACGGCGAAGGTCTACCGAAAACTGGGTACATTTTATACGGAAATCTGTGGTGCACCGGAATAATAAACTCCGGTATAAACCGTATAAACCGGTAAATAACACCGCTgagaaactatgaaaaatttgcaTACAAACTTTGAATTAAGTAGCAGGCGTTCAGCATATGGAGGAGGCAAGCCAAACGGGACTCTCTTACTCGAATTGAATTTAACGGTCAGGttttaatgaatgaatgaatgttcTCTCCCGCTCGAGAAAGAGCGTTGGCTCTCCGATGAATTTTTTACACTGAATAAATTCTTCAGATCATTATGCCACAGTTGCGCGAACTTGGCCCCGCAcaatattgtgaatttaaataaaaattttagaaatgtcGCTGGTGGACTGGCAACAAAACatagacttccgacaatctagtacttcacttttctttgtcggaagtctttcgtccggacctgggggaggaagactgaaatttgctgcatCGTTTTCtccatcgtttttttactgttcggcaaaaagccagcaattgttgaaaagatttgtaatcgttcaaattttaactttagatgatcagtttcttgtagtgagtcatgtaactcagtttttaggtgctaaatttatatacactcaggcaaattcttattataatgttcataagatgcgtcttatgaaccactttttagagtgcaaaattggttttcataagagtcttatgaaattctatcaagtttcataggaacatcttatgaaaaatagaagatacggcattgtgaaaataaaatgaacacattcattaattccttcagtttttttcatcgaaactctTGTTAAATTATATGTCTTCCTAAGTGCATAGTTGAATGTGATTGTGGTATTTTAAATGGTAAGTTTTAgttcaagtttcaatttttgctaacgttgaatatatttgcgaactcaaaatacatttttggtttacttttcagcatacTGACCGGCAAAAAGCGCAAGGCCAAGGTGCAAAGAACCGGATGCGGCAAAAAACTTTATTGGAACTGGGTGTCGATTTACTGCTGATGGTGAGCATAGTGCATTCATGATGTTATTTCAAAcgaatttgacgaaaaataaatagtaaacaacaaataacttgaatttttatcattatacgTGACATTTCATGTTTCCATAAgatcctcttatgaaaagcaaaatcCGCTCATTGAAGTTAGTGTTcatttcagaattcattcgcgtcataagagaatcttatgaatttcaatgatttttcttatggcgccacttcataagagaatcttatggcatgtataatagtatttttctgagtgtagatttagctatatttttagaacaaccattcaagccaatttttatttatcagcttcaaaactttgacgaaatttgagcgacatTATACGCCTGTATTGGAGGTTTATGGCCATAGATCGAACTACCAAGAGAAGACTACTGGTACAGTTAACAGGTTTATTGAGACTAACTTTTACTTGAACTGATCGTTTCTTAAATAGCTAAATTTACAGGTAACTATGGTAATTtcagttgtttattattttcccGATTGCTCAGTTTTCCACCGTTATCTCCAACACTCCTCCTCGATGGAAGTACTGAGGCTGCTTCTCGGAATTGCTTCAGTTTTGTTGCTTGTAGGGGCATCGTTAACATATCTGCGATCATCTCTCCAGTTGGGCAGTAGGTTGTGTTGATGGTTCCATTTTGCTGCATTTCTCGGACGAAATGATGTTTGGTTTCGATATGCTTGGAGCGACGACCAATACCAGGGGCTATCAGTTGTTTGATGCAGGATTGATTGTCCTCCTTCACGTTCAGCGGTAAGTCCACCTTGACAGCAAAATCACCCAGCAAGCGCAATAGCCAGGCAATTTCTTGGCAACATTCAGCCAAAGCGACGTATTCTGCTTCCGTACTGCTCAAAGTCACACAAGATTGTTTCTTCGAGCACCAAAAAATGGTTCCACCACCCAATTGGACCAGGAATCCAGATGTTGATTTTCGATCCTTGGAATCACCTGCCCAATCAGCGTCGACGTACACAATCAGCGGTTGAGTTGTTGTTCTCAATAACAACTCGTGATCGATGGTGAAGTGCAAATATCGCAGGATCCGTTTCGCTTCAACCCA is a window encoding:
- the LOC129749430 gene encoding rapamycin-insensitive companion of mTOR isoform X2 is translated as MIWSSHRPPPEDCYRLDPNKSIRENAQEIYTVLSQKATNENKRLSLLNGLVKLIERWKKENALGSCSLLVGSPQRKLIQQRDCSLRFSVEEWVYCISACLVHQFTQIRAGALRAIRHLLMSPGDVRALNELQVGHLISRSLDVLLKNEEERVQALKLIRKQLVIAPELVCPAVVRCLVSLGESGAEDRTVRADREDRMLRACLATLCEFGVLNPKLLIVCGGVSVITRNVLECHSPRIAESLCGVLLHILEWPKTRQIAGVRLDCLGAPYCDFTYRLGIMDKNKDARDLRFTCSRLALLAVLRSWTGTIEFCNPSKPSGLKAIIDILYLNQLEIRKAVLDLLYELLGLPQPVWTDEYSVALSVVDPAEYQDSWRLSEGFVAAEGIAVLPSLASRVPNISDIHLALLLYCFIENGLLNALVEVIISSDTFISVRATILLGKILHQMHLLLPAEICNATPSATLPTLIAKATEGNHQAKAAIAALQQFHQMLQNRPASCSLYLDSIIQRGELINTRMFKRELFSQEAVPLPATKYGTLDSVGGLSAKRTRHDSVGSTGSSSGGGGVSGRLSYLFTGSLPNGTSFDDSILSSSSKSGGSKQSRLNRARFLNFFDNLKENERLIKDSNVLANKDASMWDWDIVITIFRSNSLANKLDDQNTRFVKRLIDYFKPSNNRFSHQDLTGNNRQLPPYVTAGLELLDWMQQCQELEYIRILTDLFTDISHQLMAIHAKKSAHECLFSPQHMTSTMCQQYFLFIGRMCRTEKGMSVLTNTDVFKELTTIVTKTNHICYVKLIVSGLDYTLGGQPRTILKRALLKHPSAKARLYATQFLRVLLRARIPNFEVWGIPLLLDLVDENQARCVQLAALEILEEACYERVYLEELVNVWPNLARVGDYGKLVMMKFYSIPRGLNHPKAKIREEIDLWVDSYNHRYVLMIEADIHAHLTQHTKTEDGTYSRRACAQQTGIPTPNMLPHLYGQLVQTQQGMSNIQTHGGIKELIEVILRSKMDDEHDVLNLKAALWALGHFSTSKDGAFYLSQSPARVYEKLVELAKFAEVYSVRSTALNCLCLVATTSFGADILQKYNWIAVRHDRNTLWPVYEPEMWLPKPFNTPSRHNYDFAPYNYTSLAADNSCLLESGGLGDDQQLLLSRLESTSVGEDQSDCANGSNKASRSRTLPESVLAASRAPGGFHKHKRSLSESKTADGISSLVHSSSNTGNCNQPNPASSSAYQSTSRTRYNSGTDSNTSGVSSYESIFGSRFHADFMPQNQLSPIPSSSNLIDLKKSSTANEERHRRMSLTGLPLKETNVMSVQDAYGYQTMRILRRRCRPMLSESAAEELAEIIDDAMSSVKSYSSTSTISFQFRLRTSKSEQQRKLKVRSLDRTSSFNAVMGYDDFRQSLRIKHRKAEAEADFRGPCYAGICLPRNILDLFPREESSGTYVSNFTINELEASSDEGLKGVIPIVDRESADSIKLLRFNSLDGNNHSHAREECLQCCRQRRNKSTFSSGGNSSGTSRSDCFNSSESSFSSDENDRIKSSILRHVQRMANPVWCKQSRTQLLDLKQKHASAFQDICLYSDVCQQLGRNTYRLGSRRFLQELFLDLDFESFYQEPSEISNSKSAQFFESPSRYGLAKVEVEGDKVTTVNSTKISTKKKSLGESNSDRGKPKTVKENKKQSSSVDENRNNRTPLSSGNNANNNVVSGDSNSNIGLAVSSLKSSSTLDYNPVISSSAVLGAKQHQIRSPPLASLYETSVENIAEMSSTPKNRSPQITSLRVQTTLGQMDKQEKILNRHSTGTDVPDGVSSTIRARDPNDDDDPSSVSSASGTTSSTTTAQNQNTKYKARPRFNTLELDLSCTKNKFPIRRKGGDSPVTPTTTPTGGVITTFGVTIFAAVSSTSSSAVTSPTSPDKPLFCEQRLQQLEIQLKGSKSEAALMTKK
- the LOC129749430 gene encoding rapamycin-insensitive companion of mTOR isoform X1 translates to MAMSSWMIRHRGNQQRQRNRPPPEDCYRLDPNKSIRENAQEIYTVLSQKATNENKRLSLLNGLVKLIERWKKENALGSCSLLVGSPQRKLIQQRDCSLRFSVEEWVYCISACLVHQFTQIRAGALRAIRHLLMSPGDVRALNELQVGHLISRSLDVLLKNEEERVQALKLIRKQLVIAPELVCPAVVRCLVSLGESGAEDRTVRADREDRMLRACLATLCEFGVLNPKLLIVCGGVSVITRNVLECHSPRIAESLCGVLLHILEWPKTRQIAGVRLDCLGAPYCDFTYRLGIMDKNKDARDLRFTCSRLALLAVLRSWTGTIEFCNPSKPSGLKAIIDILYLNQLEIRKAVLDLLYELLGLPQPVWTDEYSVALSVVDPAEYQDSWRLSEGFVAAEGIAVLPSLASRVPNISDIHLALLLYCFIENGLLNALVEVIISSDTFISVRATILLGKILHQMHLLLPAEICNATPSATLPTLIAKATEGNHQAKAAIAALQQFHQMLQNRPASCSLYLDSIIQRGELINTRMFKRELFSQEAVPLPATKYGTLDSVGGLSAKRTRHDSVGSTGSSSGGGGVSGRLSYLFTGSLPNGTSFDDSILSSSSKSGGSKQSRLNRARFLNFFDNLKENERLIKDSNVLANKDASMWDWDIVITIFRSNSLANKLDDQNTRFVKRLIDYFKPSNNRFSHQDLTGNNRQLPPYVTAGLELLDWMQQCQELEYIRILTDLFTDISHQLMAIHAKKSAHECLFSPQHMTSTMCQQYFLFIGRMCRTEKGMSVLTNTDVFKELTTIVTKTNHICYVKLIVSGLDYTLGGQPRTILKRALLKHPSAKARLYATQFLRVLLRARIPNFEVWGIPLLLDLVDENQARCVQLAALEILEEACYERVYLEELVNVWPNLARVGDYGKLVMMKFYSIPRGLNHPKAKIREEIDLWVDSYNHRYVLMIEADIHAHLTQHTKTEDGTYSRRACAQQTGIPTPNMLPHLYGQLVQTQQGMSNIQTHGGIKELIEVILRSKMDDEHDVLNLKAALWALGHFSTSKDGAFYLSQSPARVYEKLVELAKFAEVYSVRSTALNCLCLVATTSFGADILQKYNWIAVRHDRNTLWPVYEPEMWLPKPFNTPSRHNYDFAPYNYTSLAADNSCLLESGGLGDDQQLLLSRLESTSVGEDQSDCANGSNKASRSRTLPESVLAASRAPGGFHKHKRSLSESKTADGISSLVHSSSNTGNCNQPNPASSSAYQSTSRTRYNSGTDSNTSGVSSYESIFGSRFHADFMPQNQLSPIPSSSNLIDLKKSSTANEERHRRMSLTGLPLKETNVMSVQDAYGYQTMRILRRRCRPMLSESAAEELAEIIDDAMSSVKSYSSTSTISFQFRLRTSKSEQQRKLKVRSLDRTSSFNAVMGYDDFRQSLRIKHRKAEAEADFRGPCYAGICLPRNILDLFPREESSGTYVSNFTINELEASSDEGLKGVIPIVDRESADSIKLLRFNSLDGNNHSHAREECLQCCRQRRNKSTFSSGGNSSGTSRSDCFNSSESSFSSDENDRIKSSILRHVQRMANPVWCKQSRTQLLDLKQKHASAFQDICLYSDVCQQLGRNTYRLGSRRFLQELFLDLDFESFYQEPSEISNSKSAQFFESPSRYGLAKVEVEGDKVTTVNSTKISTKKKSLGESNSDRGKPKTVKENKKQSSSVDENRNNRTPLSSGNNANNNVVSGDSNSNIGLAVSSLKSSSTLDYNPVISSSAVLGAKQHQIRSPPLASLYETSVENIAEMSSTPKNRSPQITSLRVQTTLGQMDKQEKILNRHSTGTDVPDGVSSTIRARDPNDDDDPSSVSSASGTTSSTTTAQNQNTKYKARPRFNTLELDLSCTKNKFPIRRKGGDSPVTPTTTPTGGVITTFGVTIFAAVSSTSSSAVTSPTSPDKPLFCEQRLQQLEIQLKGSKSEAALMTKK